A region from the Triticum urartu cultivar G1812 chromosome 1, Tu2.1, whole genome shotgun sequence genome encodes:
- the LOC125529298 gene encoding uncharacterized protein LOC125529298, with amino-acid sequence MRRKKHLDRAGGGGGGGTELFICFTSRPSASGLRPSASSKAFSPGRTAAGAGGASGAGSGGAADAAPAALLRPSLSRRLRNSGSLKGGQSPMFPPGTASGGRRGRGGMEPAEPSSPKVTCIGQVRVKGGKRKPKHASSAAAAALRSRSRRGGGLSGSEASFRRGADDRDAALHPGAKNQGWVYQIPVNICEALKTFGSCGGRSLCSASRERGGGAPRSGAAGDKKRRRAPAGGSWLCGAAVARCLLAIQEEEDDVGKGSAVGPADEARESQVGLVMQGWDVEDDYEEEDETRVVVGEVEVEKEDEILLVGGKEEEGRVSVCIPPRNALLLMRCRSDPVRMAELATRFWGSPAAATASVGQVDNEGGVGGVQEEEKEEGHANLEKECEEEARNSAVSADGEVCRERGVVEDDGGEAGDAGQPESEDESSKRGDIGEEENDGGSRGDAEEKDEPVEAQIVRKDVGLEVEAAKSESQAPAMVEAVADTKEDADAPRMEEEVKGRRSVSSCSPSTALKEDRKLRRLGSTRRRVSTSSRASSSSDRVDRRHSFSAEMEARRSSFSSLKDSRRASFSIDRDGRRWSFTIEQEHLVAEPKVLMASRKGKKNSSEAESEKDCPVLVAAPNSVEEAQECNEDGKEEATNDDAEEDGTTAQCGEINTEAEKVETGVDEEKTVEVKQEQRKKSGELPDCLLMMMCEPKLSMEVSKETWVCSTDFVHWKSHQGQNRRQQKAAATGSNAAASEETKDDLSNAPDDTGVAKDTEESTVVQAPANPASMPPQAAPKPPLKPAVEQKLKLELPKVAASVVAYAPLVLKRCKSEPLRSSARLAPDTCFWKEDRHRPLNATGIGF; translated from the coding sequence ATGCGCCGCAAGAAGCACTTGGACcgcgctggcggcggcggcggcggcggcaccgAGCTCTTCATCTGCTTCACCTCCCGCCCCTCCGCCTCCGGCCTCCGCCCCTCCGCATCCTCCAAGGCTTTCAGCCCCGGCCGCACCgccgccggcgccggaggagcgAGCGGAGCTGGTTCTGGCGGCGCTGCCGACGCGGCGCCGGCCGCGCTGCTGCGCCCGTCGCTGAGCAGGCGGCTGAGGAACAGCGGGAGCCTCAAGGGCGGCCAGTCGCCCATGTTCCCGCCGGGCACGGCGTCGGGGGGCCGGCGCGGGCGGGGCGGGATGGAGCCCGCCGAGCCCTCCTCGCCCAAGGTCACCTGCATCGGCCAGGTCCGGGTCAAGGGCGGCAAGCGCAAGCCCAAGCacgcctcctccgccgccgccgccgcgctgcgCTCGCGCTCCAGGCGCGGCGGCGGCCTGTCCGGCTCCGAGGCCAGCTTCCGCCGCGGGGCGGACGACCGGGACGCCGCCCTCCACCCCGGCGCCAAGAACCAGGGCTGGGTCTACCAGATCCCGGTCAACATCTGCGAGGCGCTCAAGACCTTCGGCTCCTGCGGCGGCCGCTCCCTCTGCTCGGCGTCCCGGGAGCGTGGTGGGGGCGCGCCGCGCTCCGGTGCCGCGGGAGACAAGAAGCGCCGCCGCGCCCCGGCCGGCGGCAGCTGGCTCTGCGGCGCCGCCGTCGCGCGGTGCCTCCTGGCGAtccaggaggaggaggacgacgtcGGGAAGGGCTCCGCCGTCGGGCCCGCCGACGAGGCCCGGGAGTCGCAGGTGGGGCTCGTGATGCAGGGCTGGGACGTGGAGGACGactacgaagaggaggacgagacGCGCGTCGTCGTCGGCGAGGTGGAGGTGGAGAAGGAAGATGAGATCTTGCTGGTTGGAggcaaggaggaggaggggagggtCAGCGTCTGCATCCCGCCCAGGAACGCCCTCCTGCTGATGCGCTGCAGATCCGACCCCGTGCGCATGGCGGAGCTCGCCACCCGCTTCTGGGGTTCCCCTGCGGCGGCCACTGCCAGCGTCGGCCAGGTCGACAATGAAGGGGGCGTCGGCGGCGTCcaggaagaagaaaaagaggaagGCCATGCCAATTTGGAAAAGGAATGTGAAGAGGAAGCTCGGAATTCAGCGGTTTCCGCCGACGGCGAGGTATGCCGCGAGCGCGGCGTGGTTGAAGATGACGGCGGCGAGGCAGGGGATGCTGGTCAACCGGAGTCTGAAGACGAGAGCTCCAAGCGTGGAGATATCGGGGAAGAAGAGAATGATGGAGGCTCCAGAGGAGATGCAGAGGAGAAGGATGAGCCTGTGGAGGCTCAAATTGTTCGCAAGGACGTAGGCTTGGAGGTTGAAGCTGCTAAGAGCGAGAGCCAAGCACCGGCAATGGTGGAGGCTGTGGCAGACACCAAGGAGGATGCTGATGCTCCAAGAATGGAGGAAGAGGTGAAGGGCAGGAGGTCAGTCAGCAGCTGCTCCCCATCCACAGCACTGAAGGAGGACCGCAAATTGCGGCGGCTGGGCAGCACCAGGAGGCGCGTTTCCACCAGCAGCAGGGCCTCCTCGAGCAGCGATCGTGTCGACAGGCGGCACAGCTTCTCCGCCGAAATGGAGGCGCGGCGATCGAGCTTCTCGAGCTTGAAGGACTCGAGGAGGGCAAGCTTCTCCATCGACAGGGATGGCCGGAGGTGGAGCTTCACCATTGAGCAGGAGCACCTCGTCGCGGAGCCCAAGGTTTTGATGGCGTCCAGGAAGGGGAAGAAAAATTCGTCCGAGGCCGAGTCGGAGAAGGACTGCCCTGTTCTTGTTGCTGCACCGAACAGTGTGGAGGAAGCCCAGGAGTGCAATGAGGATGGAAAGGAAGAGGCCACAAATGATGATGCTGAGGAAGATGGAACAACAGCACAATGTGGCGAGATTAACACGGAGGCTGAGAAGGTTGAGACCGGAGTCGATGAGGAAAAAACCGTTGAGGTGAAGCAGGAACAGAGGAAGAAGAGTGGCGAGCTGCCGGATTGCCTCCTGATGATGATGTGTGAGCCCAAGCTCTCCATGGAGGTCTCCAAGGAGACATGGGTGTGCAGCACCGATTTCGTCCATTGGAAGTCTCACCAGGGTCAGAATCGCCGCCAACAGAAGGCGGCTGCTACCGGCAGCAATGCTGCTGCGTCAGAGGAGACGAAGGATGATTTAAGCAATGCTCCGGACGACACCGGTGTCGCGAAGGATACAGAAGAGAGCACCGTAGTGCAAGCACCGGCGAACCCCGCGTCTATGCCACCCCAGGCCGCCCCGAAGCCACCACTGAAGCCAGCAGTGGAGCAGAAGCTCAAGCTAGAGCTGCCGAAGGTCGCTGCCAGCGTGGTGGCGTACGCGCCGCTCGTCCTGAAGCGATGCAAGTCCGAGCCGCTGCGGTCgtctgcgcggctggcgcccgacACGTGCTTCTGGAAGGAGGACCGGCACCGGCCCCTCAACGCCACCGGGATCGGCTTCTGA
- the LOC125533128 gene encoding androgen receptor-like produces the protein MTKTQAQKLRLTLSKEQFMMVVPRWCYGRHDGWASLVDRWLGADAEFAAKSIKARANRGDDGTHGQGNRNHWGFKAMKEDKLKRPLSDMESWKLARERSHRKEGESQYYGKTEEHLGSYIHHYQELHPDVPVAEVAQSQIDDTAVVAIQGKKNGRYPCFDGLITPSISYTQLRATNQSQLESTGRSQTPLARQHAAYKEFVEHRNLEVREYLKRVKANDDYNRQMMTAMLASWTNRTDPPQMGPPPPPAGEPPHVPTFDEWVALGSDGPGTGGSTPAPSTPVTPIWQSGGGRDGGFGGGGGGGFGEGGGGYGGGGGFGGGALA, from the exons ATGACCAAAACTCAAGCGCAGAAGCTACGACTTACCTTGAGCAAGGAGCAGTTCATGATG GTTGTTCCTCGTTGGTGCTATGGAAGGCATGACGGATGGGCGAGTTTGGTGGATAGGTGGCTCGGCGCCGATGCAGAGTTTGCTGCCAAGAGCATCAAGGCCCGGGCTAACCGTGGAGACGACGGGACACACGGCCAAGGAAACAGGAACCACTGGGGCTTCAAGGCCATGAAG GAGGACAAGTTGAAGAGGCCGCTCTCAGACATGGAGTCGTGGAAGCTGGCCCGCGAGCGGAGTCATCGCAAGGAGGGCGAGAGCCAGTACTACGGCAAGACCGAGGAGCACCTGGGGTCTTACATTCATCACTATCAGGAGTTGCATCCGGATGTTCCTGTTGCTGAGGTCGCCCAGTCTCAGATCGACGACACGGCGGTGGTGGCCATCCAGGGGAAGAAGAATGGCCGGTATCCGTGTTTCGATGGCTTGATCACTCCTTCGATCTCGTACACACAGCTTCGGGCTACCAACCAGAGCCAGTTAGAGAGTACGGGGCGTTCACAGACTCCCTTAGCCCGCCAGCATGCT GCATATAAGGAGTTTGTCGAGCATAGGAATCTCGAGGTGCGGGAGTACTTGAAACGAGTGAAGGCAAACGATGATTACAACCGTCAGATGATGACG GCTATGTTGGCGTCTTGGACTAACCGCACGGATCCACCACAAATGGGACCCCCACCACCACCTGCGGGAGAACCCCCACACGTGCCCACGTTCGATGAATGGGTGGCACTAGGCAGTGATGGTCCG GGGACCGGTGGCTCGACTCCTGCTCCGTCGACCCCAGTCACTCCGATCTGGCAGAGTGGTGGTGGTCGCGATGGcggttttggcggaggtggtggtggtggttttgGCGAAGGTGGTGGTGGTTATGGCGGAGGTGGTGGTTTTGGCGGAGGTGCTCTTGCTTGA